The following is a genomic window from Onychomys torridus chromosome 13, mOncTor1.1, whole genome shotgun sequence.
TAACCATTTCCTTTTAGCTCATTTTCCTGAAAAGTTTTTAATGTTCATGCAACCTGTCCTTTGAACAGCATCCTGGTGGCGAAGAAGTCCTAAGAGAGCAAGCTGGGGGCGATGCTACCGAGAACTTTGAGGATGTTGGGCACTCTACTGACGCACGAGAACTGTCTAAAACATACATCATTGGGGAGCTTCATCCAGTAAGTCatttcttggggtggggggggtgcctttcttcttcttctggaagGCTACTGTTTGACATTGGTAAATCGAGATTTGCAACTACAGAAAACGTAAGAAAGAATAGAACAAAAACAATTTCTTCTGATTTTCAAATActttgtttagacagggtctcagtaaatagcccaggttggcctgagcttcctatgtagcccatgctggcctgaaactcactcctCAGGCCTTCATCTCTCACGTGCTGGAACTATAGGTGCCATCACCATGCCTAGCCAGATACCATTTTTGTCATAAATAAATTGATTCAACCTTTCtttgctttgcatttttttttattatagttatttCTGTACTCAGGGTCAGAATGCTCCAAGGCCCTGTCCCGGGGACACTCCCCAGTCTCTAAGAGCCCacagagaaacacatacagagaGCAGATCATCAGTCCAGTCAATTTGTTCTGCAGCCCGGGGAATGAAGGGTGACCATGAATGCACTTTTTGTGATGAGAGACAAATAACCAGCTGCCCCAGcccaagaaagcaaacaagaaactaaagataagataaataaatataggtATATCCCTATTTTTATATGTCTTCTGTGTGTGACTGATGGTTCTTGTCAGAAccacaaatgaagaaaagataaaagtagGCTCTTTTTAGAAGTCCCAGAAATCCATTTTAGAACAAATTCTGTTGAGTtgtatttgtatgtctgtgtctgtctctgtgtgtgcatgtgtctgtttgtctgcttGTCTATTGTCTTTTGGATTTGCTGGGAGGTTATATATACTTTGAGAGACTGTCTCACTTGTCTGGAAGTTTTATCACTCCACACATTTTCATAGTCGCACTTCCCAGAAGTAACTTCCCAGTAGTGCATCTGCAAGGTCTGTCCTTGTGAACATTCCTCTCTTTCCTGTTCCTCTAAGTTCTGTTCCCCTGAAGAGGGAGGATGGGTTTCATTTAGGTTGCTTCCCTGTGGTTTCTCTGTAGTCAGCATTCAGATGCTGTTGGATTTTGACTTCCTCAGCCTGGGgtttaaatagtttataattatATTGCTGGAAGATTGCAGGCTTCACTGAGGCCACCATAGCAGAAAGATGCATATCTCCGTGAACTTGAGAGTagagaaggcagggaagggaTTTGTTTGCCATTGTTCTCTGGATTGAAAGTCGTAGTTCAACTCTTGTAAGCCTCTAAATGCCTCCACATAAGAACCAGACAGTCATGGGTCCATTCCAAAGTGTAGACGGAAATGTTGTCAAATCACATGGACCAAATTTTGTATTTAACTTTGCTGAACACCAAATGCTAATCATtgaatagtaatttttaaaaaatctcaaaacaagtCAGCCTTTTGAAAATGAGACCTTTACAGATGTCCTAATGTTCACCCCTCTTTTTTCCTCACAGGATGACAGATCAAAGATAGCCAAGCCTTCGGTAAGTTTGTACAAACATCTCAGAGGCGTGGTGGCGGGCAGAGGTAACTGTGTACCTTTATTGTATTGAGTACATGTCAAAATGGGGCAAAGGTCACAGCAGGTCTTTCTAGGTGAGGTAGATATGTAACTTATTGGCTTTGCAAgaatttggtttgggttttttgtttgttttatagtccTTGTGTTTTTTAGGAGAACTTGTTTGTTGCTTTGTACAACTaatctattactttttaaaacatcataattatcaataaataaaagtctGGGTGTATAATTTAATGGAAAATGCTTGCTCACCATGCCTGAAGCCCTGGCTTCAATCTCTAGTACCAGATAGAGtgagtggggaaaaaaaattgtGCTTCTCTCTGAAAGATTTGACCTAAGCCTTATTTTCAGAGGACTTAGAGCTTGCTTAAGTGGACACATGTTTTCCTCCCTAACTCTGAAGGGACTGCCcatgcctcttccttctctgtatcTTTGTGGCATCGTAGTAGGCATTCAGAAAAGGTGAGTTTTACATTGGCATCCCCTAGTCTGAGCTGACCCTCTCACTAAATTTGCTCATTAAATCTAGAGTCAGAATTTATGAGAACAGCCTGCCAAAGGTCCTGAGAAGTCTAAGCAGGCATGAGTTCATTGTGGCCTGTAAGTGAGGAAGGCTGAGGGAAGGTTTTGCTTAAAACTGACAGCAAGAAAGCTCAGCTTTCCCACTGTGCTCTGCGCTTCTGGTCCTCGTGGAGAAGGCACACAGGACGAGCGTCTCTGAGCTTGCGGTGGGTACCGGAAAGCCCACGGCGCCGTCTCTGCCGCCACGATGCTGTTTGCAGTGCATGGCATCAGTAattcaacagtgtgtgtgtgcaaatgccaTGCTTACTTCCACTCTCACACAGTGCAAGAAAAAGCCGTGTGTGTGCTCTTCAGTGCATGGCGACTTAACTTCTGTTTTCCCCTGTCCCTGTTCAGAATGAGAACACACTTAGCTCTGGTGATAGGAATGTTTCTGGaagatttaagaaacaaaaacaaaatgctgttTCGAATTTGCATGCTGTCTGTGACAGTGCTGTTTTACAGGCAGCTGAAACATTGGAGCACCAATTTGTCCCATGTGTATCCCGTCCCCCATCCCCTGTCGTGTCCGGTGGTGTCGTtccccccctcccacacacacccccgGTCTGTCAGGGAAAGTCTGTTTCTGGCCTGTTAATGGTTTTGTTGTAAGTCATTCACCTGTAGGCAAACAGGCTTGGGGGAGGTTTGCTCTGCTGCAGGCTAACCACATCTCTAACCATAGTGCCTGGGCAGGTGTGTGGTGGTAAGCATGTCTCATGCCCCAGACCCCTGGATGCCACCCTTGTCCATTTGTTCTTAGTAACGTGTTCATGGTGCAGCTGTGTATCTctgagtgcttgcccagcatgcatgaggccctgggttcaatctccaacagCTGGCCGTTATTCTGCTCACCTGTAATCCTGAGCGCTTGGGAAATGATTACAGGAGGGACCAGAaatcacc
Proteins encoded in this region:
- the LOC118594819 gene encoding cytochrome b5 isoform X2 yields the protein MAGQANKDVKYYTLEEIQKHKDSKSTWVILHHKVYDLTKFLEEHPGGEEVLREQAGGDATENFEDVGHSTDARELSKTYIIGELHPDDRSKIAKPSES